Proteins from one Naumovozyma castellii chromosome 3, complete genome genomic window:
- the NCAS0C05630 gene encoding uncharacterized protein (ancestral locus Anc_5.62) translates to MPTNNHTKYNKILIMAITKLYSRYVYDSRGKPTVEVELTTEKGVFRAIVPSGATTGVHEALELRDNDKSRWMGKGVLKAVANVNDIIAPAITKVTLDVRDQKAVDKFLIDLDGTENKSKLGANAILGVSLAAARAGAAAKNVPLYYHLAEISGHSTSKFVLPVPFFNVLNGGNHAGGSLAIQEFKVAPVGAKNFHEALEMGSEVYHHLKSLAMKKYGSSAGNVGDEGGVAPDIDTAEEALDLIVAAIKNAGHEGKVMIGLDSASSEFYKNGKYDLDFKNSKSDPKNFLTGQQLAEYYHSLLKKYPMIISLEDPFAEDDWQAWTDFFKTCPVQVIADDLTVTNPKRIRTAIDKDAADCLLLKVNQIGTLSESIEACNMAYKANWGVMVSHRSGETEDSFIADLVVGFRTGQIKDGAPARSERLAKYNQLLRIEEELGDKAIYAGEKFHFGFKL, encoded by the coding sequence ATGCCAACAAACAATCACACAAAATACAACAAAATACTAATAATGGCTATAACTAAATTATATTCTAGATACGTCTACGATTCACGTGGTAAACCAACCGTTGAAGTCGAGTTAACAACTGAAAAAGGTGTATTCAGAGCAATTGTGCCATCTGGTGCCACTACTGGTGTTCATGAAGCCTTGGAATTGAGAGATAATGATAAGTCGAGATGGATGGGTAAGGGTGTCCTAAAGGCCGTTGCTAACGTCAATGACATTATTGCTCCTGCCATTACAAAGGTTACTTTGGATGTTAGAGACCAAAAGGCTGTTGATAAATTCCTAATTGATCTAGATGGTACtgaaaataaatctaaATTAGGTGCTAACGCCATTTTAGGTGTCTCTCTAGCTGCCGCTAGAGCAGGTGCTGCTGCCAAGAACGTCCCACTATATTATCATTTGGCTGAAATATCAGGTCATAGTACGAGCAAATTCGTTCTACCTGTCCCATTTTTCAACGTGTTGAATGGGGGTAATCATGCAGGTGGTTCTTTGGccattcaagaatttaaagTGGCTCCAGTGGGTGCTAAGAATTTTCATGAAGCTTTAGAAATGGGATCTGAAgtttatcatcatttgaaatctttggccatgaagaaatatggtTCTTCAGCAGGTAATGTCGGGGATGAAGGTGGTGTTGCACCAGATATTGACACCGCTGAAGAAGCATTGGATTTGATCGTAGCTGCTATTAAGAATGCTGGGCATGAAGGTAAAGTTATGATTGGATTAGATTCCGCATCTTCTGAATTCTACAAAAATGGTAAATATGATTtggatttcaaaaattctaAATCTGATCCAAAGAATTTTTTAACAGGTCAGCAATTGGCTGAATATTATCATAGtctattgaagaaatatccAATGATTATATCTTTAGAAGACCCTTTTGCCGAGGATGACTGGCAGGCATGGACAGATTTCTTTAAGACATGTCCAGTTCAAGTCATTGCTGATGATTTAACTGTCACAAATCcaaaaagaattagaaCTGCCATTGATAAAGACGCCGCTGATTGTTTGTTACTAAAGGTAAACCAAATTGGTACTCTAAGTGAATCCATCGAAGCCTGTAATATGGCTTATAAGGCCAATTGGGGTGTTATGGTTTCGCATAGATCAGGTGAAACCGAAGATTCATTCATCGCTGATTTAGTAGTGGGTTTCAGAACTGGTCAAATTAAGGATGGTGCTCCAGCTAGGTCAGAAAGATTGGCCAAGTATAACCAGTTACtaagaattgaagaagaattaggTGATAAGGCGATTTATGCTGGTGAGAAATTCCATTTCGGTTTCAAGTTATAA
- the CHO2 gene encoding phosphatidylethanolamine N-methyltransferase (ancestral locus Anc_4.64), giving the protein MSTEIDLTMTDTKSEHSAGSVKHSNKMFAKTRSTGVIFTPPETHDMVRSLFDPTLKKSFLELCIVFILSANFIICYKLNNSFGLAYTRNFYLIQYLFWRLSYNLGIGLLLHYQSRYESLTNFAARNNLFDSNKNNSLLGRFLRFELNSKMPATFKISEYPNELNVWLLFRQFVDLILMQDFVTYMIFVSLSMPQNITSMTSFLLDWKVILGIILILFNVWVKLDAHRVVKDFAWYWGDFFFLQLDSELVFDGVFNISPHPMYSIGYSGYYGLSLICGDYKVLLVSLWGHFLQFIFLKYVETPHIEKIYGSTDEEDTHHVDDLIAKENYDYSKPLISNGIWFSNFDKLRFTDYFTVGTILSIAFGYLHWNPSDMTLFTFAFVIKLISWILVATILFKQSKDQWFTKLFLKNGYSQVYSFQQWQFLYNITLVVSYSFLIIQTVSKIRKLEFLPENHSKLIFGLLLCSLQLWCNSEIRNAISDFGWFYGDFFLTNYITSKKLTSQGIYRYLNNPEAILGVIGVWGTVLMTNFAWENISLAILWTLTNFVLVRFIETPHVTKIYGKDNRISGVGKTLLSLKPLKRVSEIVDNVEHIIMRSLLTEKAVITTNTNNNSNNKNVKDWENVLEHAIHNVTKRLAPNCEFEIKLPENNYTNYLPNPISIIWKLPLDFYSDDDWVALYNVLDTSNDREITKTPSFGHWVFTNDSAHVINHEKNENLVQGEVVFDSSLLYFQPGIYEFRYHSKKSHKVLLISRPFELLLPKLNFESSELLNKDLLVFLNRCGVVKNGKFFDSNANKYFTIKSLQKLIKESVGVELSIDYMRKVNGDIDVISRRIWDIKKVLDELV; this is encoded by the coding sequence ATGTCTACAGAGATAGACCTTACAATGACAGATACAAAGTCGGAACATTCGGCGGGGTCGGTGAAGCACAGCAACAAAATGTTTGCGAAGACACGTTCAACAGGTGTTATCTTTACTCCCCCTGAAACTCACGACATGGTAAGATCTCTCTTTGACCctactttgaagaaatcttttCTGGAATTATGTATCGTTTTCATTCTCTCCGCTAATTTTATCATCTGTTACAAGTTAAACAACTCCTTCGGGTTGGCTTATACTAGAAACTTTTATTTAATACAATATTTGTTTTGGAGATTGTCATACAATTTGGGAATCGGTCTCTTATTACATTATCAATCTCGTTATGAATCTTTAACAAATTTTGCTGCAAGAAATAACCTTTTTGACTCTAACAAGAACAATAGCTTATTGGGTAGATTCTTGagatttgaattgaattctAAGATGCCCGCTACTTTTAAAATAAGTGAATATCCAAATGAATTAAACGTTTGGCTATTATTTCGTCAATTTGTGGATTTGATCTTAATGCAAGATTTTGTCACTTATATGATCTTTGTCTCCCTATCTATGCCTCAAAATATCACTTCTATGACAAGTTTCTTATTGGACTGGAAAGTTATTTTAGGAATAAtcttaattttatttaacGTTTGGGTTAAATTAGATGCACATCGTGTAGTTAAAGATTTTGCATGGTATTGGGGggattttttctttttgcAATTGGATTCAGAATTAGTCTTTGATGGtgtatttaatatttcacCACATCCAATGTATTCCATAGGTTATTCCGGTTATTATGGACTTTCCTTAATTTGTGGTGATTATAAAGTCTTGTTGGTGTCCCTTTGGGGTCATTTCTTACAATTCatctttttgaaatatgtGGAAACACCtcatattgaaaaaatttatgGTTCAACggatgaagaagatacaCATCATGTGGATGATTTGATTGCAAAGGAAAATTATGATTATTCTAAACCATTAATCAGTAATGGTATATGGTTTAGTAATTTCGATAAATTAAGATTTACAGATTATTTTACTGTGGGTACCATTCTTTCCATTGCTTTTGGATATCTTCATTGGAATCCATCAGATATGACATTATTTACATTCGCTTTTGTCATCAAATTAATTTCGTGGATCTTAGTTGCAactattcttttcaaacaatCAAAGGATCAATGGTTTActaaattatttttgaaaaatggatATAGTCAAGTTTATTCGTTCCAACAATGgcaatttctttataacATTACCTTGGTGGtttcatattctttcttaatAATCCAAACTGTTTccaaaataagaaaattggaatttcttccaGAAAACCATTCAAAATTGATATTTGGCTTGTTACTATGTTCATTACAATTATGGTGTAATTCAGAGATTAGAAACGCTATTTCAGATTTTGGTTGGTTTTATGGtgatttcttcttaacaAATTACATCACCTCTAAAAAATTGACATCACAAGGTATTTATagatatttgaataatccTGAGGCTATCCTTGGTGTAATTGGTGTCTGGGGGACAGTCTTAATGACTAATTTTGCTTgggaaaatatttcattagCCATACTTTGGACTTTAACCAATTTTGTACTGGTAAGATTCATTGAAACTCCCCATGTCACCAAGATTTATGGAAAAGATAATAGAATTAGTGGCGTTGGGAAAACTTTACTATCTTTAAAACCTTTGAAACGTGTTTCAGAAATAGTCGATAACGTTGAACATATAATTATGAGATCCTTATTGACTGAAAAGGCGGTCATTACAACGaatacaaataataatagcaataataaaaatgttaaAGACTGGGAAAATGTACTGGAACATGCCATTCACAATGTAACCAAGAGATTAGCACCAAATtgtgaatttgaaattaaattacCGGAAAATAATTATACAAATTACTTGCCTAATCCAATTTctattatttggaaattgCCCTTAGATTTTTATAGTGATGACGATTGGGTGGCTCTTTATAACGTCCTGGATACAAGCAATGATCGTGAAATTACAAAGACACCATCGTTTGGACATTGGGTCTTTACCAATGATTCAGCACATGTTATAAAccatgaaaaaaatgaaaatttggtTCAAGGCGAAGTCGTATTTGACTCATCTCTTTTATATTTCCAACCTGGAATTTATGAATTCAGGTATCATAGTAAGAAATCTCATAAAGttttattgatttcaagaccatttgaattgttattaccaaaattgaattttgaaagtagtgaattattgaataagGATTTATTAGTGTTCTTAAATAGGTGTGGAGTAGTAAAAAACGGGAAGTTCTTCGATTCAAATGCTAATAAGTATTTCACTATAAAATCTTTACAGAAACTTATCAAGGAATCAGTCGGCGTTGAATTATCAATTGATTATATGAGGAAAGTTAATGGCGACATTGATGTTATTTCTCGAAGAATTTGGGATATCAAGAAAGTTCTTGATGAACTggtttga
- the PTI1 gene encoding cleavage polyadenylation factor subunit PTI1 (ancestral locus Anc_4.65): MSTQLQVSDPRRRTARHILTPDNLSSAIQITNFPNHWNQDTITSVIAGSGPIIDINVKSNPRTGKLNSVVYDYKTSKDCKHAYDVISRIGGLPFELERIIPPNYKDRSGINNKEELKLTRDHFPWSIKLDIPFEMVTEVPIPRKPIDAIGSQNNTSNSSSNTMTNNEPAQFPDILSKASKHLPEMVPGSLEIKDNVSDNLSKIPPLQLIEIISNLKILANQDSSRWSQIENFLKTNKDLTLAVSQALLEMGLINYDVVTKVIQKRSSTNLNPMINPGINRPVSVSNSNSGSNSNSASNNNSVTGTPSMNNNYQTPINTMPIPTTAANNVPMNPSMQPRLQNNTMGMNVPMGMPPPPFQQQQPQQNFMNNRSPMPPFMPQPQPQPPVPPPFMQQPQQPQHPMPVVPAPPAPNAININMVKLNQLPENQQQMIKQVLSLTTDQVKLLPPDQQAMVENFKKEYLL; the protein is encoded by the coding sequence ATGTCAACACAACTACAAGTATCGGATCCCAGAAGAAGGACAGCTCGTCATATACTGACCCCTGACAATTTATCATCCGCTATCCAAATAActaattttccaaatcacTGGAATCAAGATACCATTACTTCGGTCATTGCAGGTTCTGGTCCCATCATAGACATAAACGTCAAATCAAATCCAAGGACAGGGAAATTGAACTCTGTAGTATATGATTATAAGACAAGCAAAGACTGTAAGCATGCATATGATGTTATATCTCGTATTGGTGGACTACCATTTGAATTGGAGAGGATTATTCCACCAAACTATAAGGATAGGTCAGGtatcaacaacaaagaagagTTGAAACTCACTAGAGACCATTTCCCCTGGAGTATCAAATTAGATATACCGTTTGAGATGGTTACGGAGGTACCAATTCCACGGAAGCCAATAGATGCAATCGGCTCTCAGAATAATACTAGTAACAGCAGCAGTAACACCATGACGAATAATGAACCAGCTCAATTCCCAGATATTTTAAGTAAAGCTTCTAAGCATTTACCTGAAATGGTGCCTGGTTCTCTTGAGATTAAGGATAATGTATCGGATAACTTGAGTAAGATCCCACCTTtacaattaattgaaattatttcaaatttgaaaatactGGCCAATCAAGATTCTTCAAGGTGGTCTCAGATTGAGAATTTCTTAAAGACAAATAAAGATTTAACGTTGGCTGTATCACAAGCATTACTAGAGATGGGTCTTATAAATTATGATGTAGTAACAAAAGTAATACAGAAAAGAAGTTCGACCAACTTGAATCCGATGATAAATCCAGGTATAAATAGACCTGTGTCCGTGTCAAATTCCAACTCCGGTTCCAACTCTAACTCAgcttcaaataataatagtgTAACGGGTACTCCATCTATGAACAATAATTACCAGACACCAATAAATACTATGCCTATACCAACTACGGCAGCTAACAATGTGCCTATGAATCCAAGTATGCAACCTCGTCTGCAGAATAATACCATGGGTATGAATGTACCAATGGGCATGCCACCACCGCCATTCCAACAGCAGCAACCACAACAGAATTTCATGAATAATAGATCGCCTATGCCTCCATTTATGCCGCAACCTCAACCGCAGCCACCGGTGCCTCCTCCATTTATGCAGCAACCACAGCAACCACAGCACCCGATGCCCGTTGTCCCAGCGCCTCCAGCACCAAACGCGATCAATATCAACATGGTcaaattgaatcaattgCCCGAGAACCAGCAACAAATGATCAAGCAAGTGCTTTCGTTGACCACGGACCAAGTCAAGCTGCTCCCACCCGACCAGCAGGCGATGGTAGAGAACTTCAAGAAGGAATACTTGCTGTAG